The nucleotide window CCCCTCCCCCGCCGGAAGCGGACGCGCGGCCTCCCGTCGGCGCATCGTGGCGAGCGGCACGAGGGAGAAGACGGCCCACCACGCCCCCGCCGAGGCGAGGCTGATCCGGACCGCCTCACCGGTCGTCAGGCCGAAGTCACGCGCATGGGAGAAGAGGATCAGGTTCAGGAGAAGGAGGACTCCGCCCCCGAGGTACCCGAGCGCCCATCCCACGGAGGAGACGGAATCGCGGTCCTCCGGAGGCGCGATGTCCGGCAGCCAGGCGTTGTAGAAGACCACCGAGGCCCCGAAGCAGACGTTGGCCAGCAGGAACAGCCCCCCACCCAGCAGGTACCGTGTCCCTTCGAGAAAATAGAGCCCCACCGTCGCCGCGGATCCCGCGTAGGCGAAGAGGAACAGCATCGGTTTCTTCCGGTGGGAGTAGTCGGCGATCGCCCCGAGCAACGGCAGGAGGAGCACCTGGAAGAAGACGGAAAGGGAGACGACGTACGGGAAGAACGACCCGGCCAGCACGGGGATTCCGAGAGGATGGACGTACCCCGGGGGGTCGGCGGCGGCGCGGGTGACGGAGGTCAAATACGGCCCCGTGAACACCGTGACCACCGTCGTGGAGAAGGCCGAGTTCGCGAAATCGTAAAAGTACCAGCCGACCCGCTCGGGCCGGTTTTCCCTGGCTAACGCGGCCAACGGCTCCTCCGACGAAAAACCCCCGAACGCA belongs to Deltaproteobacteria bacterium and includes:
- a CDS encoding MFS transporter yields the protein MAALARENRPERVGWYFYDFANSAFSTTVVTVFTGPYLTSVTRAAADPPGYVHPLGIPVLAGSFFPYVVSLSVFFQVLLLPLLGAIADYSHRKKPMLFLFAYAGSAATVGLYFLEGTRYLLGGGLFLLANVCFGASVVFYNAWLPDIAPPEDRDSVSSVGWALGYLGGGVLLLLNLILFSHARDFGLTTGEAVRISLASAGAWWAVFSLVPLATMRRREAARPLPAGEGILGTGFRQLRRTFAEAKGHPQLLLFLGAYLLYNDGIQTVIALSSQFGQEELGLSVSTLTTAILMVQFVAFFGALLFNAFAKRVGAKAAVAVSLVLWTGTLVYAYAGLRDATGFYAMAACVAVVLGGSQALSRSLFSRMIPVGQEAEYFSLYEVSERGTSWLGPLLFGLALQFTGSYRVAILSLAVFFVAGFALLVRVDVARAETEAKGLAS